AGTTCTGGGTTGTACTAATGGCTTCGCTCCTTTGTAATGGATTCACAAGATTACTTCCATTGGCCAGCATCGACCCACAAGTCTGGGTCGTGCCGATAGCTTCGTTCTTTGTAGGATCCTAAGTGGTGGTGGATGTGGCGTGACCCGCCCAATAGGTACCAAAAGTGATTTGGGCAGGCGAAGAAACATACCCAATAAATATAGCAACAGTGTGGTTGACCTGTGGTTGAACTGGATTAGTTGgggtgcgtttggttgtgtttcgtttaaaaattgttccaggaagaaatagaaaaaagtgttttacattctgggaacaatttcgaacaaaacaacgcgtttggtaaacttgttcggggaataaaaaataaacaaaaacatgtttggtaaatttggataatttttttatttcttttattttttatatttttttctattttttcctttttttttctttttcatttttttttcttcttttggtcggcGGCCgtggcgagggtcgacctcgccttgatccggcgaggccgacctcgcccggcggcggcaaggcgcggcctcgccgggccaccgccgagcgacgccgactcgcgagatccggcaaggccgaggctcgcccgggccggcgcgaggtcggcctcgccggatccgggcgagattgagctcgcccgggccggcgcgaggtcggcctcgccttgatccggcgaggccgagctcgcccggcggcgggcggcgcggcctcgccgggccaccgcccgggcgggccgaggctcgccggccgccgggtgaggtcggcctcgccggatccgggcgagatcgaggtcgCCTGAGCCgacgcgaggtcggccttgcccggctacggcgaggccgaccctcgcccggctacggcgagcctcggcctcgccagggggacggcgagcctcggcctcgccgtgggcgggcgaggccgccggccctcgtcggccggtcgccggccatggccgaggccggtgaccggccaaaagaaaaagaacaagaaaataagaggaaaaagaaaaaaaaataaagtgtttctcaaaagtgtttgaaacaagaaacacaaaatttgtgtttcttgtttcttttctttttgttccgggaacaaaaaagaacaaaaaaggaacagaaacgcatccaaacgcgtttgttcctttttgttccggaacaaaaaacagaaaaactgtttaaaaacacaaaaaataaatataaacaaacacacccttgaTGTCCCATATTGCCCATGCACACACTCTTGGGAAGTATCGACAATCAATGGCTCAATCACATCGATAAGGTTTTCTGTTGTGTGGTTGGTCAATTCATTTTGGTATTCCGCCAACATCCTTATAGTAGACGACATCACCGGACTTGGCACTATTTGCCTTCTATGTTCTTCAGTAAGTTGCCTCGGCACATTCACATCTCCTCTTTGCGCTTGATCTAACACCAAAGGTGCCGTTGATAACTCAACGCATCCACTCTCTCACTAGTAGGTTGTGGTGATGAATTATCGCTGGCATTGTCAGGGTCAGGTTGACTCGTAGTATGTGACATggtattttttcaaattagtaACATTTATATCACCAGGCATGCCAAAAAAATGTTTCGCCGGAATTATTCCTGCAATGAAATATTCTATACTGAAAGTAGTTATTCAAATTTTCAGGCAAAAATATCTCAAGCACAAGCAAAAGGAGACCAAGGTTCTAAACTAATTTCAGGCAAAAAAATATCACTAAGCACAAGCAAGAGGAATCAACGCTTTCAAATTTGAACAAGATCATAGAGACTCAAATTGtgctggaatttaatcgacaacaaGGTCCAAATGCCCTGACTCTATAGGGTAACCAAACGTAAGTAGGCTCcgctagaatttaatcaatgacatAACCCAAAAACGTAAAGGTGAAGATACTATGCCGGCAATTAATCGATGATGCAAATCAGAAAACTACAGTACAGTACTGGAAAACAAAAGGTAATTGAAAGATAACATTTGGTTCGATTTGTACTGGGGCTCTTTGCTAGGTGGCTGATGGTATTTATAATGGTTTTAAAGTAACTGCCTTCTAACAATTTTCTACGCTTGCATTTCCTCAAGTAATAACTGTCAATCGCCTCCAAGTTCCTATATCTTCAGAAGTCTCACAACCATGTTCTCAAACGGTTGTTCTTGCCAGGTGTGAACCACTCCATGATCTTCTTTTTGTAAAGATGGTTGTCCCACGAGCTTGCTTTCAAGCGATAATTGTTCTCTAAAAAAATATGCACTCTTGATTTTAAATGTCTTgtcaattttcaatttcaaaattgtgtTTCAATGTCTGTTTGCTAATCATTCATCGTTGATGTTTTTCTGGACGGTTACCGACTATCTGCTACATATTTTGATAACTAGACATATGACATTGATGAACACCAATGTTGATACACATGTTTATCTCTTTATGTTTGTCGATAAGCTGGCATATGCAAAGTGACACTCATTGCCATGCACATGATTCTTCATGTTCATGTGCTATTCACGTGTTTGATTTCATCCAAATGCTAGACATGTGTTTATCGATATCCGGattattttttgggtcaacaTGCCCTTAGAGTATAGACGTGAGCTTTCTTCGTTTTACTATAACAGAACTATTTCATCAAAAATGGTCGTTGATAAAAGACCTTTCACCAAAGAATTGATCTTTGGTTTCTTAAAGTGAATTGGGTTATGTGGCGATTCAAACAGGAAATAATGTACACGGGACAAACTATATTTTCTAAAGTTATAAAGAATTGCTGGTAAAGAATTGATAAAGTACTGCAGAAAAATTGATAAGTGTGATTGATTGTTGATCCTTTATAATTGATTCTATGCAATTAATGATCTTGAGCGCGGAGCTGAAAATCTCAAAGGCGGTTGAAGTTCATGCCTCTTCTAATTGCTTATTGACGGTTGCGCTTTGTACAAGATTCCTATCAGTTTGATTTTCTTCGGATGTGGTTGACCCTCCGGTGTCGTACGTCGACAACTGTCTTGGGCTCCCCGTCATTAGTTCTTTAATTGGTCATCCAAGTTACCATACGTCGATTACCAGTCTTTCTCGATTCTTCTTTCATCGATAACGACCACTCGTCTTAATCACCGATTTTGTAACAATTCGACAACTTACCATGGATACTCAAGAATCCATCATGACTTGAGTTATTTTTTGTCGTCAACATATagccttaaaaaagaaaaaagcctaTTAATGTACAGAAATCCTGACAATTATTTTATCTTCTCCCATCTCAATTGGACACGTCGAGCTCAAGATTGCATTTTCACTTCTCTCCTTCGTCACAAATCTCTCGAGCTCATTCACCTTTCTTGGTTTTGGATTTTCTCCTACTAGTTAGAGTTGCGATGTCGCCCAAGAATCAGTCTCCTGCGTTTTCACCCTCGGCGTACCTGTCTCGCTTTGATCAACTTCGAGAAGATGAAAATAACAACAATCATCTCCTTTCTTTGCTTAATGAATCTACAACTGAACCCGACCAGGTAATTTTGAGCCCTAGGTTTATTAAGCCTCAAGTCCCTTTGTCGCCCCAAGATTGCTTTGCTTGGTACCGAGATGAAAAGCTTCCATTCCATATTAAGCACATTATTGAATTCGTTTGGACTTATTAATGGAAGGAGTGAATTTGATACCACCCTATATCACTTCAAGCACGAAGAGTTACTATACTCCCCTATTCGACGGTAACTAATATCAAAATACTGATGTGATGTTTATCTTCACCACCTATAGTcccatctaatttttttttcttggatgagTGGAAATACGAGAGGTGACACCTCCCACCTTAGGACGAATCTCTCGTTTGTTTATGTTTGCTTTAACATTTTAAGAACTTACTCAGatcctttccctttttccctttttacccACATTATTCCAATGGTATTTGGGGAGAAGGGCTCCGAAAGAATCAGCCTGGGAGTCCGCGCAAATTGACTAGGCTCTTCATTTCTGCTATTTTGAACTTGACTTAGGACTTTGGGCCGGCTTGGCTAGTTTCTGGTCTCCATCAACCATCCGTTTCTTTCTTTGGTTCAGGCCATGTCGACCACTCTCCTCGACCTATTTGCCATCACTAGGCTCAGTCCATTGGGGGAAGATAGAGCCTCCGCCGAACCTGCTAAATGCACTCATTTTGATCGCATGGAGGACATTTTTCAACCCACTTTCATGAGCCGTTTTTACGAAGACTTAGGTGAGGTCACTCAAAAAGAACATGCAGCCTTTTTGTTATTCCGGCTACCAAAGCAGGTCTCGAAGGATTTGGCAAACCTGGCTTTGTTACCTCGCTGAAGGCAAGCACTTTGCTTTGAGGCGCGTTGTACTGGCCATTCTCTACTGGGGACTAAATCACAGGCTTCTGCATCTATGTACGAAGACGCCTGTCCTTCCGGTATCCTTCCGACATGGGTGAAGCTTGATTTTCCTTCCTTGTTTTCGGATGTCAAACATGCTCCGCCTCGCTGTAGGAGTTTCAAAGCTGAACCCTACATTCCAGACACCAGAGAATGTAAACAACTGAGTTATCGTCTTAAAACCATTCCCGCAGGCATTTCTTCTTTTCAGTATTTTCTGGATTGGTTTTATGATcatgaaacttttctttttttccttctttttttctggccaTGTACTTATACAGCTGACTTTTGCCCTCTTCGCAATCTTGACTTTGTTAACGTCTTCAACTTCACCTATCCAAACAAGATGCGAAAATTCTGGCTCTCTGTTCTAACTCCCGTAGACCTTCCCTTAAAATTGTTCTCTAAAGGGAAACTCTAGCCTGGGCTAGAAATGTATTCCCTGCGGTATCGTGCAGGACAATTTGGGCTTATCCTGGGCATTCCCATGCCTATCCTGTatttcaatggagtaccaattCTGGAAGAGTATTCATTATGTGTCAACCAGCAACAAGGCTTTCAACTGCTGTCATCGAATTACAGATGAGATTTTTAATCGACACGTCATCAGAGAGTTTAGACCTCATCCTGGAGTTACAAGCGAATTCATAGACTCGTGGGTTTTTAAAGCGAACATATTCGGGGAGGACTTCAACTCCATCATCAAAAGAGTGAAGGTTAGCAACCCTTTTCCTCCTAAGACCAAGAAACTCAAAGAACACTCCTCTCCTGGCACTTGTAAGACGTCCAAAAGGACAACGACATCAGGTACTCACATGATTTCTTCTGTTCCTTTTGGCATATCCAATGCTTCATTCCTTACTATAGGGTCTATATCATCCCGGAGCAGCACCACCGAAGGCACTAGTAGGAAGCGCCCATCCACTTCACCGACCGTTAAGAAACAAAAGGGCGAGGGGTCCACTCCAACAAAACGCAGGAGGCTAATTCTTGCTTCTTCACCCAATGCAGAAAAGAATCACAGAACTGCTGATGAGCAAACTCTATCTACTGATGCGATCAGTGCTCCAATCGACATCGACGACGTTCTAATTGATGACCAAACTGCCTGACATGCAAATGTGGGGCTTCACTGACCAAGGTGCCGTTCAGACCATCAACGTCACTGCCATTACTGACATCATTGTCAATGCTGGTTCCAAGCAAGAAATCATCACCCCAGCAACCACTGCCATGCCCGACATTTCAGCAGATGTCCAAAGAACCAGCAGTCAGCAGCAAGATGACCAACCTATGACTTCTAACTTACCTATGGAACCAAGTTCGAATCCTTCCTTACACAGCCTTGTTATCTCTAGTATCTTGCCTTTTACTATCTCAATATTAACCTTATGGTAGCTCATATTAGGCAACCCATCATACGCCTCTCTGATTGCTGCCGATTGCATTCCACCAACTGCAAATGCCGCTGCGGCTGGAAATGAGCCCGCAGAAACAATGCCAACGAGGTTCTTGGTAACTGAGGAGCATGCCGCATCTTTTATTCAAGAAACAGCTGTAcaattccacttttttttttttttagcaaagtACAATTCCACGTTATTGACATTGGTTATATACCATTCGTTTAACTACAGTCTACAACTGTCAGAAAAGAACAATtaagcaaaagagaaggaaatgttAATCAGCCAATCCTGGTGTCAGAATTTGGGGGTAATcatacaaaaaattagaaaagctGAAGATCTCGAAAGGACCACTTTTCGGTAAAAAATGAAGCAAGCTTATAATGACTATATCATCAAATTTTCCTGGCAATTGTATACGACATATAAACCAAATTCATTTTGCCAGCAGTTCGCGACCTTTGACATTATTGGCATCACACTTGCACATTTCCACCTTCAGTTCGAGAGGCTAATATCAGTGCTATTTGGACAAATGTAACTATAGGTGGGAAATAACTAGACAAAGCTTGCTTTCTACATATTGAGATATAACAACACAAGGCATTGTCATCCTTGTCGCACACTCTGAACAACGTAGGAGCATGTCCAGGCACATCATCTATGCCAATATCAGCATCCTATCGGGAAGCATTCTTCGTCATCTTCTTAATTTTCCCTTCCTCATAAGTGGTTCCAATCAATTGGTTATCTATTAACAAACATCCAGTATTTGCAATAcatcaggaaaagaaaatccaCTCACAATATATCTAACGTGAGTTTTAAGCAGTTTCTGTCAAAAAACTTCACCCACATAAAGGTTCTACGAACATGTGATAAATGCACAGGAGATACAGCAACCTCTACTAATTCAAGAACTATTAGTCCATAACCAAACCGAAGCGCCTTAAAAGCTCAAAAAAATATCATCCTACTTTTCAATAGTCATCAAGTACATATTGccaagaccaaaaaaaaaagtacatattGCCTATAACCCTTCTTACCTGCCTTCTTTTTTTGCAGTAGTTACGGGcgtaaaaccaaaaaaaaaaaaaaaaaaaaaaaaaatgccgtACGCACACAGAAAAGTCATCTTTTTAGAGTTGGATCACTTTCAGTTCTTCATAAATGCATAGAAAGCAATCTCATACGTATCCTTTCAAAAAATTGCATCGAAATTGGCATCCGCTATTGATTGGAGAGCCATGTACTTTAAGTACTAAAATAATAAGATGAAGAGTCGCTTTCTTCTTGACCTTGATGCGATAGGTCTTGCCTCGCATTTGCCTAATGGGGGCATTCCACATGGGTCGCCATGTTAAATTATATTCGTTCAGATGGTTTCAAATCATTGATCGAAGTATGCCCTAAACCACCCATCTCTCATCTGGCATTTGGAATTCGACATGTGGAAGCTGGGAAAGAATACAATTCAGTGGGTAGAGCGTCaatctctatttatttatttaattattttcactcTGTTGTTAGTTCTAATAGGACACTTGGCCATGATCTTGGACCACACCTCCATTACGTTGTTCTACAGCTGGAAAAGTTAACTTTATTAAAGAGAATGTTATTTATATATCACCAGCTCTTCCCTAGTCATCAATCTATCATCACTTCATCTTTGGAGAATCCAGGTTCTAACAATTCACCAGATAGGAACATCCGACTCTGAAACTTTGCAAGGCCCTATTTGTGAAAGATGCTAGACAAAAGAGGAGCTTACATGAGAATGAGGGTTCAATATTCCTAGAAAGGGTATGAAAGGACCTCTTCTGAATGAATTGCTACCCTGTTAACCTCGGTATCATTggtcaaaggaaaaaagtttgAAGTCATCAGTAGACTTCAAGAGCAACAATCTGTCAAGAGCAACAATATGCAAAAGGGTCATAGTATGATGCTACATAGTGTGCATCTCTAACTATACAGCCATAAATAAATGCACTCATTGGCGAAAGACCTCAccaatatatttgaaaaatattttcttaaaattgattgcttatagcattagaaataattaatcaatgaaaaatacttttatcaTCTATAACAatatatgtctaaatattttcatagatgatgaaaatatttttttgtttcttcatcttttcggacgatacaaacaattatttttaggaaactATTTTTcaagttatatatattttgcaGAACAAACAAATTTTTCTGTTTGTACTTGGCTAGAGGGTATTGGAAAACTATACCCCGATAATTGGTCCTCATTCAAAGCTCTTGATGATAATATTGGATACGGTCAATTTGTTGACACgaaatataaagagaaaaattaagtAAGACACTGATGTGGTATGGCtgaatttatttatgttttatgAAGATCAAACTGAATGCGTTGTAGTCATTCAACCAAAGTAACAATAAAACATCAGAGTCCTTAAggaatgcaatgcaatgacacatataaaaaaagaagggtCTGTTCTAATAGAGGCGTCGACACAGCGTGAGGCCGTCTCCGACGGAAAGCAGACAGCACTCGATCCGCGGATCGCTCGCCAGGAAGCTATTCAGCTCCCGGAGGTGGCCTCTCCCGACCCTCAGATGCTCCGCCATCTCGTCGTCTTCGGAGAGCGCGACCGCACCGAACCACAGAATGTTGTCGTACCCGATCACCCCTCCGACCTTCACTAGCTTGAGCAGGATCTCGTGGTACTTGATGTAATCCTCCTTGTTGGCGTCCACAAAGGCAAAATCAAAGGTTCCCTCTTCGCCCTACATACAATTTacataaggtttttttttttttttttcttttcgagtTAAGTAGGTCAAGTgtctaaataattaaaatgtaaTTCCTAGGACATGATTTATTTTGAACCATGtcgaattttaataatataagagCAAATGAACAAACATCATACTAGGAAACCAATAAAAACTTCAAAGTGATATTATTGCGACATGTTTACTTCCAACTTAATTTTTATCtcacataaaatgaaaaaagcaGACTGGCGCCCTCGACTCAAATCCACCTTATGTAGTATTCTGTCTAATATACCAAGATTGCAAGACGTGAATCAATATGTATGCATTTTAATGGGAGGGTAGTTTGGGTCCGGGTTattggtttgggattttttatgagatgTAAATTacttttgaggtaaatgtgttgtGGGGGTTtcgcttttggattttttgtgggACGGAAATAAATTTTGAGTGAATGTGTTATGAGATGCCAGTTTgagatttctctttctttttctttttaaatgatattAGCCTTGGATAATATGAGACCCGCATGTACTTACATTTGCAATAAGGTCGTTTAGCACCGAAAAAGCATATGAATGGATGAAGTCGATCTTGTGTTCCACCCTAGCTTTCTTCATAAATGGCAGGCCCGTCTCAAAGGCCTCCTTATCCGGATCCATCGCTATTATCTACTCAATAAGGAGATAACTTGTTCGATTACGAAATAAATTTCATTAcagtaaaagaaattaagatgcTTACAATgggaaaatcaaattgaattactAATTATTACCTTGCCGTCGGCCGGAAGTGCAAGTGCAGTGGTGAGGAGAGAATAGCCGGTGAAGACTCCGACCTCGATCGTTTTCTTCGCATTCATGAGCTTCAGCATCATGGAGATTAGTTGCCCCTCATCCGCGGGCACATTCATCAAACTCCTGCAGCAAATATAGCGAGCCAATTCGATTTCATTATTCGTAACTTATCATTCACGGCGATAGTTATTCcacaaggaaaaaatatttcacaaaCATCATGCACTAGTTGATGAGCTTATGATGATGTGCAATCTATTAGACACACGGGGTTTCACAAGTCACGTCATCAACATACGAGCCGACGCGTAGGTCCATCAATTATGTGAGCCAAGTTCGGTTAAAAACGATCAAAcctaaattgatcaattttttacACATCACAATTTCATCGGCCCACACCCGATCCAGCTTAAAGCTAATCCAGCCTCCAACTATTCTCTTCAAATTGTTGTCTCTTAAGAATGGATGACTCCATGAGCTAGCTCGCCAAGTCATTGAGGGAGCTTGGGTATTCGAGCTATAGGTTAGGATTTAGTGTGGTGTGATTtggttctttctctctctctcttctgttccCCCACTCCCCCTTCCCCcgcctagattttttttttttctagacctgtttttctcaacttttttatttcgatTAAAGGGGTTGAAAATACATGTATTACAAACTCATTAattcttttcatatttaaagtTGAGCAATGCTTGGACAACGGTATTTTTACTTTCCACAAAGTAATAATAACATCATGATCACATATTCTCAaattgattgtttacaaaatCTATTGTCAGACCATACAAAATCTATTGCCGGACAGCACCCCTGGGGAAGGGTGGTATGGGTTCCTCcaagcatttttcttttaaaaattcttcCTGCATTTTGCACAAAGTGAATCACTCTGGTAGAATAGAAAGAGACTTCTTTTGCCTCGTACGCTGAACATGAAAAAAATCTGTGTGCAGAAAGAAATGTTCCATAGATCCATTGATTCGTGTGTTTTCTTCTACCGTTAAGATGCTACCTGGCAATTGAGAGTGGATAACTACTGCTACAATCCAAGCAATTTACCAGTACTGGTACTTCTGGACAGTGGCCTCCCTGAGTTCTTTCAGCTGCTCGTGCTCTCTCGGATATGCATTCGTTTCCAATATGTACTGCAACATCAATAACGCACCACAAAAACATCAACCTCTCAttttgaggaagagagagggctCGATTTCCTTTACCcgggattttttattttttgttttataaccAGGGACATGAGCACGGAAAAACAGAAATCAACGTCACTAGTATCTTTGGTGAATTCCAATCGTGTCTTATTCCTTTTATTGTCCTTACAATTTCGAATAATAACGTAGTTTCGAATTAGTCAGTTACCGCTTTATTTTTCACCACTTAACTCAGATAAAAGTTCGATAATTTAGCTTTCAGATCAAAGGATATTCTCTCTTCTTGTGCACTCGATCTTGTATCAATCGCGTGTATAATCGTTTATAACCTGAGATAGATATATTAAACCTATCAAaataagtcttaaacttattccTTAACCTATATTTGATGAGCTGGTTTGTTGTATGAATATTTGTATTCAGTAAATGAATCACAAAATGAGTTTAGAATAATAAGGtctaaaataatttgaataggTTTACAATTTACACAAACCCGACCAAGATGTTCTCTTGCTTTTGTACGATCTCACACTTGCTCATTCCGTGTTTTTCCTTAGTTTGGATGAATTTTCCTAAACCTTGTCAAACACAAAAGTATTCTAGCAATATAAATCTGGTATgatcactaaatttgtattgcctagaaattggtcaatttaggTGGGATTATTTTTTACTCAACGTATGCATTTGTTAAGTCCGATGTattagatagatagatagatagatatatatatacacgcaCTCTCAATGATACGCGCCACAAGAAAAGAACCTTCTATGGGAGTCTACGAGAGGCATATTGCAACAACTATAAAATGTCTAGCAATGACCTACTTTCTCCGATGGAACAGTAACACGAACCTTCGAGAGAGCTTCGCTTGCGAGGATCTTCCTGTTGTGGGAGTCTCCCATGACTAACGTGCCTGGCTATTACACTCTGCTGCTCCACAAAGACAGAAGATGGTGACTGCTGCTCCCCAAGGACAGAAGATGGTGGCTGTTTAAATAAGGAATGAAccccgaccaaaaaaaaacaaggaatgaACGGTGAGGATGTGGAGAGCGGGAGTTAGCTCTCGTGTCTCCTCGTGATTGGTTGTTCTCACGGCCACTCACCggtcaaatctctctctctctctctctcttctggacAGAACCTCGGAAGGGTTGTTCCAACGTGAATCTAAAGTCACTGCTCGAAAAGATATGGAATGGAGACATTTTCATCGAGATTCCTGAAAATTGTCCGAGACAGTATTTCCTACAACTTTCGATTAGCTCGTACAGGTATTAAATGTCgataatttgtttataaaacaaataaagagTGTCTTATCCCACGTAAAAAaaatgtgagtgcgcacgtggacgatATTTGACAcacgatcattatttttatttattgaaaattcggatttatttttataaaaattaactat
This region of Eucalyptus grandis isolate ANBG69807.140 chromosome 8, ASM1654582v1, whole genome shotgun sequence genomic DNA includes:
- the LOC104417751 gene encoding flavonoid 3',5'-methyltransferase; this translates as MGDSHNRKILASEALSKYILETNAYPREHEQLKELREATVQKYQYWSLMNVPADEGQLISMMLKLMNAKKTIEVGVFTGYSLLTTALALPADGKIIAMDPDKEAFETGLPFMKKARVEHKIDFIHSYAFSVLNDLIANGEEGTFDFAFVDANKEDYIKYHEILLKLVKVGGVIGYDNILWFGAVALSEDDEMAEHLRVGRGHLRELNSFLASDPRIECCLLSVGDGLTLCRRLY